In a single window of the Desulfovibrio mangrovi genome:
- a CDS encoding methyl-accepting chemotaxis protein, giving the protein MLKGLTVKTLIWITLGLLLATGAGVTGLLLTSAEKGVVPEGTVTTGCVIMLAVSLLLILPLALIIMNRITAPIDEIKRGVERILDGDYTVCFACGGSDELAEMRLALESLVSRLKHNLGFAQGVLKGIDTPFVVVDTKEMLTYTNAGLLKILQHEGRPEDYYGQNVAHFFYGDASRRTVLRDSLEKHTVTNREVEFTGRKGGKRNLNIHASPLFDLNGELMGALCIYQDLTELRTREAEILAKNEAVSRAAQESEDISSDVARLAKDVASQVEHTSREVDRQTERAIDTATAMEQMNAAVYEVARNASSAAEQASEARTKAQEGSKVVEEAMAAIAEVTRQSEALRTSMAELGERAEGIGQVMNVITDIADQTNLLALNAAIEAARAGDAGRGFAVVADEVRKLAEKTMQATKEVGSAINAIQEGARHNSQSVDNAVKAVDRSRTLSAASGEALKAIVSLVNDTTDQVQAIATAAEEQSATSEHINQAVEEVKDISQQASAELDKATHGIHELAELSAKLRAIIESIDS; this is encoded by the coding sequence ATGCTTAAAGGGCTTACCGTCAAAACCCTTATTTGGATCACATTGGGATTGCTGCTTGCAACCGGAGCCGGCGTTACCGGCCTGTTGCTGACCAGCGCAGAAAAGGGGGTAGTGCCCGAAGGCACGGTCACCACGGGCTGCGTGATCATGCTGGCAGTCAGTCTCCTGCTCATTCTCCCGCTTGCCCTGATCATCATGAATCGAATCACCGCCCCCATTGATGAGATCAAACGGGGGGTCGAGCGCATTCTGGACGGCGACTACACCGTCTGTTTCGCCTGCGGAGGCAGCGACGAACTGGCGGAGATGCGCCTTGCACTCGAATCCCTGGTTTCGCGCCTCAAGCACAATCTCGGCTTTGCGCAGGGCGTGCTGAAAGGGATTGATACGCCGTTCGTGGTGGTCGATACCAAGGAAATGCTCACCTATACCAACGCCGGTCTGCTCAAGATTCTGCAGCACGAAGGACGCCCCGAAGACTATTACGGGCAAAACGTCGCCCACTTTTTCTACGGTGACGCCTCCCGCCGCACTGTTCTGCGCGACAGCCTTGAAAAACACACGGTCACCAACCGCGAAGTTGAATTCACAGGACGCAAGGGCGGAAAGCGCAACCTGAACATCCACGCATCTCCCCTATTTGACCTGAACGGCGAACTGATGGGCGCCCTGTGCATCTATCAGGATCTCACCGAACTCCGCACCCGTGAGGCTGAAATTCTTGCCAAGAACGAAGCCGTCTCCAGAGCGGCGCAGGAATCCGAAGACATCTCTTCCGACGTGGCACGCCTTGCAAAGGATGTTGCCTCGCAGGTGGAACACACCAGCCGCGAAGTGGACCGCCAGACGGAGCGCGCCATAGACACGGCCACCGCCATGGAACAGATGAACGCCGCGGTCTATGAAGTGGCGCGCAACGCATCCTCCGCTGCCGAGCAGGCGTCAGAAGCACGCACCAAGGCACAGGAAGGCTCGAAAGTCGTTGAAGAAGCCATGGCCGCCATTGCCGAAGTAACCCGCCAATCCGAAGCGCTGCGCACCAGCATGGCGGAACTGGGCGAACGCGCCGAAGGCATCGGCCAGGTCATGAACGTGATTACGGACATTGCCGACCAGACAAACCTGCTGGCCCTGAACGCCGCCATTGAGGCCGCACGCGCCGGTGACGCAGGACGCGGGTTTGCCGTTGTTGCCGACGAGGTACGCAAACTGGCCGAAAAGACCATGCAAGCCACCAAGGAAGTGGGCAGCGCCATCAATGCCATTCAGGAAGGTGCGCGCCACAACTCGCAGAGCGTGGACAACGCCGTGAAGGCTGTTGACCGTTCCCGCACCCTGTCCGCAGCCTCCGGCGAGGCGCTCAAGGCCATCGTCTCGCTGGTGAACGACACCACGGATCAGGTACAGGCCATTGCCACGGCAGCGGAAGAACAGTCCGCCACCAGCGAGCACATCAATCAGGCAGTTGAAGAGGTGAAGGATATCTCCCAGCAGGCATCCGCCGAACTCGACAAGGCCACCCACGGCATACATGAACTGGCGGAGCTTTCAGCAAAGCTGAGAGCCATCATTGAAAGTATCGATTCTTAA
- a CDS encoding secondary thiamine-phosphate synthase enzyme YjbQ — MRSYRKELFYEIPTRRAFINITPDVEHCLAESGIREGMCLVNAMHITASVFINDDESGLHHDYEIWLEKLAPHAPVSQYRHNGYEDNADAHMKRQIMGREVVVAITEGRLDFGTWEQIFYGEFDGRRKKRVLVKIIGE; from the coding sequence ATGCGATCCTACAGAAAGGAACTCTTCTACGAGATTCCCACCCGACGGGCCTTCATCAATATCACCCCCGACGTGGAGCACTGCCTTGCCGAAAGCGGTATACGTGAAGGCATGTGCCTCGTGAACGCCATGCACATAACGGCCTCGGTATTCATCAACGACGACGAATCCGGCCTGCACCATGACTACGAGATATGGCTTGAAAAGCTCGCCCCGCACGCCCCCGTTTCGCAGTATCGCCACAATGGCTATGAGGACAACGCCGATGCGCACATGAAGCGGCAGATCATGGGCCGCGAGGTGGTTGTCGCCATTACCGAAGGGCGCCTCGACTTCGGCACGTGGGAGCAGATTTTCTACGGTGAATTCGACGGACGCCGGAAAAAACGCGTGCTCGTCAAGATCATAGGAGAATAG
- a CDS encoding amino acid ABC transporter permease — MNTRLRKTLYAIRTENRSPAWDIGQYLLVMAALLWCMLQSTEGLGYDWQWYRVPRYLFTLNEGIFKAGPLLMGLRVTAQITLCAMALSLVIGLVAMLMRQSCSFVARHLGTLYIESIRNTPLLIQLYILYFVFAPVLGMGAFWSAVLALSLFEGAYMSEIFRAGIQSVPKGQWEAAYSLGMTTPATYRKVILPQAIRNVLPPLTNQAISLVKDSALVATISVFDMTMQGQAIIAETFMTFEIWFTIAAIYLAINLSLSFAVRGMERRLRHYA, encoded by the coding sequence ATGAATACGAGACTTCGCAAGACACTCTATGCCATCAGGACGGAAAACCGCTCTCCCGCATGGGACATCGGCCAGTATCTTCTGGTCATGGCCGCCCTGCTGTGGTGCATGCTGCAGAGCACGGAAGGACTCGGCTACGACTGGCAGTGGTACCGCGTTCCCCGCTACCTGTTCACCCTGAACGAAGGCATCTTCAAGGCCGGCCCGCTGCTCATGGGCCTTCGGGTCACAGCGCAGATCACCCTGTGCGCCATGGCGCTTTCACTGGTCATAGGCCTTGTGGCCATGCTCATGCGGCAATCCTGCTCCTTCGTCGCACGCCACCTTGGCACCTTGTACATCGAAAGCATCCGCAACACGCCGCTGCTCATCCAGCTATACATTCTCTACTTCGTCTTCGCTCCGGTCCTCGGCATGGGGGCTTTCTGGTCTGCAGTGCTTGCACTCAGCCTGTTTGAAGGGGCCTACATGTCGGAGATATTCCGCGCAGGCATCCAGAGCGTTCCCAAAGGACAATGGGAGGCTGCCTACAGTCTGGGCATGACCACTCCCGCCACATACAGAAAGGTCATTCTGCCGCAGGCCATTCGCAACGTGCTGCCGCCGCTGACCAATCAGGCCATTTCGCTGGTGAAGGATTCCGCCCTTGTGGCGACCATTTCCGTCTTCGACATGACCATGCAGGGGCAGGCCATCATTGCCGAAACCTTCATGACCTTTGAGATCTGGTTCACCATCGCGGCCATTTATCTGGCAATCAACCTGAGCCTGTCCTTTGCCGTGCGCGGCATGGAGCGCAGGCTCAGGCATTACGCCTGA
- a CDS encoding transporter substrate-binding domain-containing protein: protein MHSRFRFLFVILIMGLLLMAGTAQAKDATHELRDASVISKAIERGTLRVGFSTFVPWAMNDKTGKFIGFEVDVMTKLAEDLGVKIEFVPTSWSGIIPALLSDKFDVIIGGMSVTTERNLKVNFTIPYDTTGMALVASKSMAKGFDSLADFNKEDVIIVARIGSTPATAAKAFFPKATLRLFDKETQCMQELLSGRVHAFVASAPLPAHSAVEHADKLFLPVEGTFTKEPVAFAVRKGDPDTLNVLNNWIRQKEAQGWLAERKHYWFETLDWASQLK from the coding sequence ATGCATTCACGTTTCCGTTTTCTCTTCGTCATCCTGATCATGGGCCTTCTGCTCATGGCAGGAACGGCGCAGGCCAAGGACGCCACTCACGAGCTGCGCGATGCCAGTGTCATCTCCAAAGCCATTGAGCGCGGCACATTGCGTGTGGGTTTTTCCACCTTTGTTCCGTGGGCCATGAACGACAAAACCGGCAAGTTCATCGGCTTTGAGGTTGATGTGATGACGAAGCTGGCGGAAGACTTGGGGGTAAAGATCGAATTCGTGCCCACCAGTTGGTCCGGCATCATTCCCGCCCTGCTCTCCGACAAGTTCGACGTGATCATCGGCGGCATGAGCGTCACTACCGAGCGCAACCTCAAGGTGAACTTCACCATCCCTTACGACACTACAGGCATGGCCCTGGTGGCGAGCAAGTCCATGGCCAAGGGATTTGACTCGCTGGCAGACTTCAACAAGGAAGATGTCATCATCGTCGCACGCATCGGTTCCACGCCGGCCACCGCTGCCAAGGCCTTCTTCCCCAAGGCCACGTTGCGCCTTTTCGACAAGGAAACACAGTGCATGCAGGAACTGCTCTCCGGCCGCGTGCATGCCTTTGTGGCAAGCGCCCCCCTGCCCGCACACAGCGCTGTGGAACATGCTGACAAGCTGTTTCTGCCCGTTGAAGGCACCTTCACCAAGGAACCGGTCGCCTTTGCCGTACGCAAGGGAGACCCTGACACCCTGAACGTGCTGAACAACTGGATCCGACAGAAGGAAGCCCAAGGCTGGCTTGCCGAGCGCAAGCACTACTGGTTTGAAACACTGGATTGGGCCTCGCAACTCAAATAG